The region CATCGAACCTGAACAGGAAAAGGAAGCTTTAGGTAAGAAAAAAAGTGTTAAACCGGTAAAAGTAAAATCTCCCGCGACATCTAAAAGAAAAGGATCACCGGATGCTGATAAAGTGATAGAACGTGTTCAGCTTGGCTGGCGCGTCAGGGATATTTGTGAAGAGCAAGGGTGCTCTGAGGCATATGTTTATAAGCTTATTAAAAAGCGTAATGGTTGCTCCGCTATGGATTACCGCTGGAAACAGTGGGAGCTGATTTCTTTTATGTATCACGCAGAACCAAAGGTAACGCTTGAAGAAATAGAAAAAACATGCGGAGTGACACGTGCAGCGATTTATCACGCTCTCCGAAAAGTGGCCGAACGTGACGGTAAGAAAAATGAATATCGTGAGAGGCCTAAAAAACTTTCAGCAGAGGATGTGGAAAACATAAAACAGAAACTTGAAAACGGAGCCTTAAGAAAGGAGATATGTAAAGAATACGGCATTACCAGGGAAACACTAATCAGATATATAGGAAGACGTGAGAACTACAGGGTTATACCAGAAGAATTAAAGGAGGCAGCGATTAGGCTTCGCATACAGGGAAAAACGCTGCAACAGACAGCTGATATCCTTAGCGTAAATCTTCATTGGGTGAAAAAAGTATGGCGGGAAAAGAAACACTCACCGACTGTAATTGAG is a window of Mixta intestinalis DNA encoding:
- a CDS encoding helix-turn-helix domain-containing protein, whose amino-acid sequence is MTGTAELVIFVTDATGFAMQVYGYKHEKVLTKLLNEALFHYMRNPGWIKVIVKKHRYYACQLVTIPLLAYIKKRVPDKRLQVEAERVMANIAVNYEEKVPETWIMVNENFFTPIPSPEENKFLSQKLNNSLSKMDFIEPEQEKEALGKKKSVKPVKVKSPATSKRKGSPDADKVIERVQLGWRVRDICEEQGCSEAYVYKLIKKRNGCSAMDYRWKQWELISFMYHAEPKVTLEEIEKTCGVTRAAIYHALRKVAERDGKKNEYRERPKKLSAEDVENIKQKLENGALRKEICKEYGITRETLIRYIGRRENYRVIPEELKEAAIRLRIQGKTLQQTADILSVNLHWVKKVWREKKHSPTVIEKRLKYDNRNALTKRDREQAVNAVLKGGHTRNQIYTQYGINALTLRRYIRAAQKREAEALSRKAEDSDKNDDS